The sequence GTTTTGGATTTatacttgattgaaatttgtgatGGAATTTCGATTTGATATAGTTGTTTAATAATTTACTAGGGAACTAAAACTTCATATGGTGTGTTCTCCTAGACATGGACCTAACTACAATCATGGCAGATGAAAGAGCAGAAACTGTCGTGAAATTCAGGAGAACGTATTTGGTAAAACCGGCCATCCCAACCTTGATCTTATTTGGTTACCTATCAACAACGTTCAAATACTTTTCTTCTACTCACCCTCTCCTCTGGTCGACAGCTCTTCATCAATAGAAGCCCTAAAGAAAAGCATCTCCTCTGTTTTGGTGCATTTCTATCCTCTGGCTGGCCGGTTGAAGAAGGGTGAATCTGGCAGAATGGTGGTTGATTGCAACGACGAAGGAGTAGAATTTACTGAAGCTTTAATCAATACATCCTTAAAGGACTTGGAAAGAGATGGGTTTCCCCGTCAGCCCTATTTCGAAAAGCTTGTTAACGAGGTCGCTCCTTCTGCTGAAGAAAATCACTTTGGACCGCTTTTGTCAATACAGGTATGTAAAAAACGTAGAATATTTTATATCACATAGAAAACCATTATCAATTTCCTTTCTATTAAAGTACGCTGGATATTTCAGGTTACAACATTTGAGGGAGATGGCATATGCATTGGAACGACCCTTCATCACGTTATAGCCGATGGAAATTCGTTCTGGCATTTCATGACATCTTGGGCAGAGTGTAGCAGAGGAAACCCCATTTCCAAACAACCACATCTTGACAGAACAGTTGTGAGACGAGGAAAGAAGAGCCCCTTGTCCATTTCTTACAAAGCCCATGAAATAGTAAGCAATGAGATCACAGGAGCCAAGATTTTCAAGCTTGTAGCTGACGATTCAGAGCAGTTAAAACAATCTGGTAGCGGGTATGTGGAAAAGCCCAAAGAGACTCTTGAGAAAAGGGTGGATCCCAGTATGAAAACAGAAGTTATATACTCAACGTTTTGCTTTACAGAAGAGATAATACAAGATTTGAAACAACAAAGCGGGGCTTCGAGTTCTTTTGTTGCAGTGGCTGCACAGTTTTGGAGATGTGTAATGAGAGCTCGCGAGGTGCCACCGGAAGAAACAGTTTTTTTCGTATTGCTAGCTGATTGTAGGGGTCGTGTAAAGCCGCCTCTACTTCCAACTTATTTTGGAAACTGCTTATATGCGGGTTTGGCGCAGACTACAGCAAACATACTCATTGATTCCCCCATCTCATTCGCCGCGGATGTTATCCAGCAAGTGATCAATTCTTGCTATGAAGAAGAACAGATAGATCATCTGATTGACTGGGCGGAACTTCCAAACAGAAATTTTATAGATTTAGTTAGAGAAGCCGGCTGGGAATACGGAACAAACGCAATAAGTTCTCCAAGATTTCCATTGTACGACATAGATTATGGATGGGGGAAGCCTTCAGACGTGCAGACCGCTACTATGAACGAAATTGGGGCCATGTTTTTGTCATGTGGAAAGGATGGAGGTAAAAGTATTTTGGTCTCCCCCTGCCTTCCTCAACACAAGATGAACCTCTTACATCGCCTTCTCTTCGTTGTAGAAGAGTGATTTGAAAGATATGTATTTACTTTTAGCGGTATAATTTTAATAAAGTAAAAGGTTTAGTGATCAGCACAAGGAAAAAAATTATTTGTGGTGTATGTGGAAAGGTATGTAGCATTCAACTCTGCTCTGGGTTCCTTATTATTACTTTTAGGTTAGGTTACTTAGATCTTATTTAATATGGGTTAAGGGTCCTTGTTCTGTTAAATTAGTTTATGCTACgttttgagttttatttttttatttaaagaaTATATTAATTAAGCAATTTTAGAAAGTTGTATAAATATTTCTAAAGAGTAATAGTTGTTATTAAAGTTTGTAGAGTAAAAATTTGAAGAGTAAAAGTTTAATGAAGTCTAGTATAAATTTTTCAGTTTTATGAGtgaaaaataatcataaaattattaaaacgtatcaaatttaaataaaacaaatcaGTCAAATCAAACCAAATTAGTTTGGAGGAGTTGAAGAAACTATGAAGATTGAGCACAAGAGAGGGAAGCCCAATCTAGGAACTTTCAAATATAATTAACATTAAAAATTCATTTAATAAAACAATTGACATAGTTCATCATTTTTTATTACATCTCTAGGAAATTTAAATCTTGATAGATAACTTATAAAAGAATATACCATCAACCTGATTGATTACACTAAACAAAATAAATTAGAACATTTAAAAGATAACTTAAATAATGAGACGACAACATTTAAGCTTTACTATTCATAATATAGTCCCCACTAAATGCATAAAGAAAATTTGaacatatatttttaattaaaaaattatttcctATCGACCACTTAGATGATGTTAGAAAAAGAATTGAAGTCAACATGCTTTATTTAAAGTGCGAAAGAAATGATTTCTTGCAAAAACATTCTAGAGCATATTGATTTGCTAGCAAATAGAAACACTCTTTACATAAATGATGCATGTGATCGGCtaattaaggaaacaaataagaatTAGCAATTGAGGTGTGATAGTGATCAATGTGATGAAATAAATTGACTCCATCAAATATAGAAGTCAAATATTTAAATGAAAATATATAGCTAGAACTTTGACAAAAGAAGAGTACAGGGCAAGCTCTCGAAGATCTAATGTTCTACGATTAGAATATAAAAAATTATCAAGTAGAACTATTACAATCAGAAATTGGATTGTCTGTCAAAGTAGGTATCCAATGTACAGATCTAAACTCTTGTTTTATCTAGTTCATTCCCTTTGATATCTACCTAGATCTACATAAAAACTTATTTGTTGTTCAAACTACGGACGAGTGAGAAGAATAATGTCTCTTTTGTCAAACCTGGTGTTAAGTAAAGAGTTAGACACAATGTTTGGATATAGAAAGATAAATCATGTATATGCCTGAAAATGTGAATGTAAGATAATACAACAATGAAGATATTTTATGAAAGGTagaataataatttatattatttgctTAGATAAGTTTTACTTTGATTTGAGATTCTTTTTAAATGAATAATagttattatttaaaatataatttaaatattgttAAAATGAAGTATTATATATTTTGTATCATTGTATAATGGTTCAATAAAATGATCAATTTATCtttaaatttgaattaaaattttatatttataaattgcatTTTTAACTTAAATTTGCTATTAAAATTTTCACTCAAGAAAAAtaatacacatacatattttttaagaaacaaattcacatttaactaataaaatataattttattctcATTACACATCATTTTTCTCTTATATGAGAGTGGCTTAGAAATATTAAATGATAAATTTCACATACTTCCTTTTTCATTCTCACTTTGTTACCTACATTTGATTCTATTGAAAATGTATGGTTGTATTATGTAATTTGTCatgtatgataaaaaaaattaacataaatgcTAGTGATAATATTTTCCACAAAGTAGATGCAAGAACTTATTAATTCCTAATACATTTTAGCATTCCATATATGGAGAAGAAAAATTCAGCTCAAGATGATTGAAAGTGTAGAATACTCTAGGttacaagtttttttttaaaatcaccAATTATTTCAAAGCTTCACTACTCTCTTCCAATAGGTATTTTATAAGTTCATCCTAAAGCTCAATTAGACATGTTTtacat is a genomic window of Cryptomeria japonica chromosome 7, Sugi_1.0, whole genome shotgun sequence containing:
- the LOC131045447 gene encoding BAHD acyltransferase DCR-like, translating into MADERAETVVKFRRTSSSIEALKKSISSVLVHFYPLAGRLKKGESGRMVVDCNDEGVEFTEALINTSLKDLERDGFPRQPYFEKLVNEVAPSAEENHFGPLLSIQVTTFEGDGICIGTTLHHVIADGNSFWHFMTSWAECSRGNPISKQPHLDRTVVRRGKKSPLSISYKAHEIVSNEITGAKIFKLVADDSEQLKQSGSGYVEKPKETLEKRVDPSMKTEVIYSTFCFTEEIIQDLKQQSGASSSFVAVAAQFWRCVMRAREVPPEETVFFVLLADCRGRVKPPLLPTYFGNCLYAGLAQTTANILIDSPISFAADVIQQVINSCYEEEQIDHLIDWAELPNRNFIDLVREAGWEYGTNAISSPRFPLYDIDYGWGKPSDVQTATMNEIGAMFLSCGKDGGKSILVSPCLPQHKMNLLHRLLFVVEE